One genomic window of Camelina sativa cultivar DH55 chromosome 5, Cs, whole genome shotgun sequence includes the following:
- the LOC104789583 gene encoding E3 ubiquitin-protein ligase SINA-like 2 yields the protein MVKGTNSQQALAREASCSCQKRQPVPSTVQDEGDNGGGEVVARRSGTLFELDLLNCPVCCHALTVPIFQCDNGHIACSSCCNKLGNKCPNYNCKWLSFPIGNYRCRIMERVVEAVIVPSPNAKHGCTDKGEEEEEEGENGDVDGDVVIWEAQSGMLFDLHLLDCPVCSNALTSPIFQCDNGHIACSSCCTELRYKCHSCIFPIGNYPCRIMEKVVQAIFVPCPNLKHGCTERFSYGKDLIHEKKCVFAMCYCPQPNCNYRGVCNDLYIHYNANHLNKKISNQFVCDRSTVTWMKISDKILVFQESADGHGPLVAVQCFKEPEGLYVTVNCIAPSAPGVGEFSYDLSYSTPMSGDQHTMTFKSPEMKRIQKVSFQTPEKDFMLVPYYFQDKRVSLKMNICIHRLKKDERGISIR from the exons ATGGTGAAAGGCACGAACTCTCAGCAAGCCCTCGCCCGAGAAGCATCGTGTAGCTGTCAAAAGAGGCAACCAGTTCCCTCCACTGTCCAAGATGAAGGCGATAATGGTGGAGGAGAAGTGGTAGCACGACGATCGGGGACGTTGTTCGAGCTTGATCTCCTCAATTGTCCTGTTTGTTGTCACGCGCTCACCGTTCCTATTTTTCAG TGTGACAATGGACATATAGCTTGTTCTTCTTGCTGTAATAAACTGGGGAACAAATGCCCTAATTACAATTGTAAGTGGCTGTCTTTTCCAATTGGTAACTATCGATGCCGAATAATGGAGAGAGTTGTTGAGGCAGTCATTGTCCCATCTCCAAACGCTAAACATGGCTGCACCgataaaggagaagaagaagaagaagaaggagagaatggTGACGTAGACGGTGATGTGGTGATATGGGAGGCACAATCGGGAATGTTGTtcgatcttcatcttcttgattGTCCGGTTTGTTCTAACGCACTCACGAGTCCTATCTTTCag TGTGACAATGGACATATAGCTTGCTCTAGTTGCTGTACTGAACTGAGGTACAAATGCCATTCATGCATTTTTCCAATTGGTAACTACCCATGCAGAATAATGGAGAAAGTTGTCCAAGCAATCTTTGTCCCATGCCCAAACCTCAAACATGGCTGCACCGAGAGATTCTCTTATGGCAAAGATTTAATACATGAGAAGAAATGTGTTTTCGCTATGTGCTACTGTCCCCAGCCGAACTGCAATTACAGAGGCGTATGCAATGATCTCTACATTCATTACAATGCTAACCACCTGAACAAGAAGATATCAAATCAATTCGTTTGTGACCGTTCCACCGTCACATGGATGAAGATAAGTGATAAGATTTTAGTATTTCAGGAATCTGCAGATGGTCATGGTCCGTTGGTTGCAGTTCAATGTTTCAAGGAGCCAGAAGGATTGTATGTGACTGTGAACTGTATAGCACCTTCTGCTCCAGGAGTTGGGGAATTTTCCTATGATCTCTCGTACAGCACGCCGATGTCAGGCGACCAACACACTATGACGTTTAAATCACCAGAGATGAAGAGAATTCAAAAAGTGAGCTTCCAAACTCCTGAGAAGGACTTCATGTTGGTCCCTTACTATTTCCAGGATAAGAGAGTTTCATTGAAGATGAATATTTGCATCCACCGTTTAAAAAAGGATGAAAGAGGAATCTCAATAAGATGA